In Streptomyces camelliae, the sequence CCACCACTCGGCTGACCTGGGAGTACGCGACCAGTACGTCCGAGTGACCCACCGCATCGAGTTGTCTTCGAGGGTGATGTGCTCCCGGATCCGATGCAGGTGTCCGGCACTGCTCAGACGCCCCTGCGAAGCGCGCACCGCCTGCTGGCCGTAGAGGGGATGCTCGGCGGCGATCGCCTTGTAGCCCGCCGCGTGGCCGTCCTGGAGACGGTCCATGAAGACGGCGAGGTCGCGTTCGCGGCCGGTCAGATGTGCGAAGTCCGGGTCGGCGTGCGGGTCTTCGTCACCTGCGGAGCGTTTTCCGTACCCCGTTTTGGCCATCGGGTGGGACGGGGAGGGCAGGGCGGGGCTAGGGTAGGAGCAAGCCACGGTCGAAGTCTCGATTCGATCTGTAGGTCCAGGCCCCGGAGCCGGTGTTGGCGCACCGACCGGGGCCGATCTATTTGCCGCGAACCTAGAGCGGCTTTACGTTCCGACGTAAGTTGATCACGGAACGTCACCCATTCGAGGTAAGCCGCCTCAACTCACGTGCAGGCATGGTTGGTTGGGTTGGAATTCAACCAACCCAAAACCCAGAAGACCCATGGGAGGAGCTCGAAGCCCGAGGCTCGGAGCCCGAGGCTCAAGCTCCGGGCCGACCTACGGAAACGTCCGCGAGGAATGCCGTCCAGGCGGGGGCGGTGAGGTTGAGTTCGGGACCTGACGGATTCTTGGAGTCGCGAACGTGGATGGGTCGGGATCCCAACGCTGGACGGGAACACATGGCCGCTGCGCTGGTACAGCGAGCCCACAGAGACGGCGCCGCATGGAGAGGCGAAGGCTCTGCTCGGAGTACTGCGGTCAACCAAGTTGTAGGTCAAAGGTGTTGGGTGGCGCGGGCCAGTGTTCAGGCGGCGCCGGGTTGTGGGTACGGCAACCCGACAGCCTGTCGACGAGCGGGCGTCCCAGCACGGGGCCGCTCTCCGCCAGCGTGTCGATGCCGCCCCTACTTCCCCCGCCGCATCCCCAGCGGAGCACCGATCTCCTGGGCCATGACCCGTCCCGCCTCGAACTCCAGCGTCTCGTCGCCCATCGTGGCCTGATCGGTGTCGAGGCCGTCCAGTTCCTCCAGGGGCTGGTTGAGGCGGACGTGGATGAGGACCGACTGGAGGGCGCGCAGGACGGAGGAGGCTGTGGGGCCCCAGTTGGAGAAGTAGGAGAACTGCCACCACCACAGGGCCTCGGTGGTGCGGCCCGCGCGGTAGTGGGCCATGCCGTGGCGCAGGTCGGTGATGATGTCGGCCAGGTCGTCGGAGATACGGGCCGGGACCGCGGGCCTGCGGGGCTCGTAGGGGTCGAAGACCTCCGAGTACACGTCCACCGGCTCCAGCAGGCGGGCGAGGTTCTCGCGGAGCTCGTCCACGTCCGGCTCCGGGCCCAGGTCGGGCTCGTAGCGCTCGTCGGGGACGATGTCCTCGTGCGCGCCGAGGCGGCCGCCGGCCAGCAGCAGCTGGGAGACCTCCAGGAGGAGGAAGGGCACCGTCGAGCCGGGCTCGTCGCCCCTCGCCACCTCCGTGACGGCCACCAGGAAGCTCTCGATCTGGTCCGCGATCTGGACCGCGAAGTCGTCCGGGTTGCGACCGGTCGCGTGCAGTGTGGCGTCAGACATCTAGGAGTCGTCTCCCCTCGAAGGCGCGGCCGAGCGTGACCTCGTCCGCGTATTCCAGGTCGCCACCCACCGGGAGGCCGCTGGCCAGGCGGGTGACCTTCAGGCCCATGGGCTTGATCATCCGGGCGAGGTACGTCGCTGTCGCCTCGCCCTCCAGGTTCGGGTCCGTCGCCAGGATCAGTTCCGTGACCGTCCCGTCGGCCAACCGCGCGAGAAGTTCTCGTATACGCAGGTCGTCGGGACCGACACCCTCGATCGGGCTGATGGCGCCGCCGAGGACGTGGTAACGCCCGCGGAACTCGCGGGTCCGCTCGATGGCGACGACGTCCTTCGGCTCCTCCACCACGCAGATGACCGACGGGTCGCGGCGCGGGTCACGGCAGATGCCGCACAGCTCCTCCTGTGCCACGTTGCCGCAGGTCGCGCAGAAGCGGACCTTCGCCTTCACCTCCATGAGTGCCTGGGCGAGGCGCTTCACGTCCGTCGGTTCCGCCTGGAGGATGTGAAAGGCGATCCGCTGCGCGCTCTTGGGACCGACGCCGGGGAGCCGCCCCAGCTCGTCGATGAGGTCCTGGACCACGCCTTCGTACACCGGACTGCCCTTCCTGGAGACCTTTCGGTACGTACCGTAGTTGCCCCGGACTCAGAACGGCAGACCGGGGATGCCCGTGCCGCCGCCGAGGCCCTGGGCCAGCGGGCCGAGCTTCTGCTGCTGGAGCGCCTGCGCGTTCTCGTTGGCCGCCTGCACGGCCGCCACGATCAGGTCGGCGAGGGTCTCGGTGTCCTCGGGGTCCACCGCCTTCGGGTCGATCTGCAGCGCGCGCAGCTCGCCGGAGCCGGTCACGGTGGCCTTCACCAGACCGCCGCCGGCCTGCCCGTCGACCTCCGTGTTCGCCAGTTCCTCCTGCGCCCGCTGCAGGTCCTGCTGCATCTTCTGGGCCTGCTGGAGCAACTGCTGCATGTTGGGCTGGCCACCACCGGGAAACACGATCAGCTCCTTAACGTTTTCTCCGCTGAGCATGAGCCTACGTGGTCCACGCCCCCGTCGCCCCGCCACTCTTTCGAGTGAGAAGTCCAGGAGCCCTATACCTGATCAAGACCCTCTTCCGGGCGGAAAAGCCGGGAAAGCCCAGTCTTCGCCACCCATTGGGCGGTAGGAAGGGGAGCCCGCGCGTCGGCAGGGTGTCGGAAGGGTCCGGCGGAGTGTCGGTGCGAAGTGTCACGCTGGGTGATTGGTCGAGATCAGACGGGTTCGGGTCGGACAGTTTCAGTCAGGATCGGATCGGGATCGGTTCGGGATCAGTTGGGAGTGCCGGGTGGGTCAGCCGGAGATGCAGCCCGAGGGTCCGCCTCAGGACGGGCGGGGCGAGGGTCGGTCCGGGCTGCGGCCGGGCGATGTGACCGGGCGGGCCTTTCCGCTCGGGGACTGGGGGGAGCCCGCCGAACGGCTGGACGAGCTGTACCGGTGGGTGGAGCGCGGGGCGCTTCAGACCGCGTCCTGGTATCTGCGCGACCGCGTGTGGAAGCGGCGCGGCGCGCGCGTGCTGCGGGCCGGCGCGGCGGCGGGTGTGACGGCCGGCGCGGCACTGCCCCTGCTGGACCTGACCGGGGCCGCCCACGGCGTGGCCCCCTGGGGCTGCCTGGCCCTGCTCCTCGCGGTGGCCTGCGTCGGCATCGACCGGTTCTTCGGCGTGACCTCCGGCTGGATGCGGGACGTGGCCACGGCCCAGGCGGTGCAGCGGCGCCTCCAGGCCCTGCAGTTCGACTGGGCCTCCGAGAGCATCCGCGAGGTGCTGGGCCCGGCGGAGGGCACGGCGAGCGAGGCGGCCGAGCGGTGTCTGGGCGTGCTGCGGCGGTTCTCCGAGGACGTCGCCGAACTGGTCCGCACCGAGACGACCGACTGGATGGTCGAGTTCCGGACCGGTTCGGCGCCGTTGGGCATCCAGACGGCGGTGGCGGCGGTGCCGAGGCAGGAGGGCGGGGGTTTCGGAGGGCGTTTCCCCCTCCCCCCGGCGAACGGCACCCGCCCGAACATGCCGAGGCAGCGCCCGCCGGAGCCCCGCTGAGCGCTCCGCCGGAAGTGCCGTGACACGTCGTCGGTTGCCTGCAGCGCCATCGCGTGTCTGCAGCGCCGTCGCGGCCGGTCGCTCCCCCACGTTCTCGGCTTCGCTCGAACCCGGGCCCCCCTCGCGGCGGTAGCCGCACATCAGACGCAGCCCCGCGCCCCCAAGGGCGCTGCCGAACCGCAGCGGACCTCACCCGACCTGCTCAGCCGGTCGCACGCTCACTGCTTGGTGTACGTCAGGCTCTCCCCGCCGCTCGCCTTCTCCCGCTTCAGCGTGCCGTCCGGCTGGAGTGTGATCTCGGTGGCCTCGCCCGGGGTGCAGGTGGAGGCGGGCTCGCCGGAGCTGACGGTGGACGGCCCGATCTCCAACGGCCCGTTCCCGCTGGGCTGTCGGTCGAGCTTGGCCTCGAAGACACAGTGGTACGACCCACCGCCGTCGGTCGGCCCGTCCGCGACCAGCGTCAGCACGGTGTCGCCCACCTGGCCCTGCCGGATGGTCAGTTGGCGGGTATTGGTCCCGTTGGCGTTGTCGATGGTCGTGCTCCAGGTGCCCAGATAGCCGGCCGGCACCGCTCCGTCCGTGGACGCGGACGCGGACGCGGAGGAGGACGGCCCGGAGCCGGCCGGGGAGGGCGCCCCCGACGTCCCGCCGGTACCTGCGTCCGCCGGCGCGGAGGTGGCGGAGGGCGACGGACTCGTCCCGCCGCCCTGGGTGTGCCCGCCGCCGTTCATCAGCGCGTACACCGATCCGCCGGCGCCGAGCGCCACGACCAGCGCGACCACGATGAGCAGCGCGGTCGACCGCCCGCTGCGCCGCTCCGGCTCCTCCTCGGCCGGGCCGGGAGGCATCGGCCCGTAGGGCGGGGTGGAGCCGAGTCCGCCGCCGTAGGGGCCGTACGGCTGCTGCGGGTAGCCGTACGGCGCGGGGGGCTGGGGCTGGGGATACGGCGGAGCCGGCTGCGGATGCGGCTGCGCCTGCCCGTACCCGGACCCCGGCGGCACGGCGGGCGCCCCGGGCACCGCCACAACGGTGGGCAACCGGTCGACACCGGCATCGGCACCGCCCTCATCGGAGGCGGCGGCATGCTCGGGCGACGACTCCGCCCCGCTCTTCGGGCCGGCGCCGCCCGCACCCGGCGACGAAGGCTGCACGGACGCTGCGGGTGGGAGCTCGGGCGCCGGAGGCGAAGCCGAGGTCCCCCCGTCCGGATCCTCGACCTCCAGCAACTGCACAGCGTGCCGGCCCAGTTGAGCGACCAGCACGCCCGGCAGCCAGGGATCCCGGGACCGTCCCCCGGACACCGTGCCCTCCGCGCCGATCCGCTCAAGAATCGCGTCCAGCGAAGGCCGCCCTCCAGGATCCTTGCGCAGGCAGGCGCGCACCAGGTCGGCGATCCCCTCCGGCACGCCCGTGAGATCCGGCTCCTCCTGAGCGATCCGGAACATCAACGCGTGCGCACCGCTGTCGGCCGTACCGAACGGCAGCGCACCGGTCGCCGCATACGCCAGCACCGACCCCAGGCAGAAGACGTCGCACGCCGGCGTGATCCGGTCCCCCCGCACCTGCTCCGGCGCCATGAACCCGGGCGACCCGACCAGCGCGCCCGTATGCGTCAGCCCCTCCCCGCCCAGCGAGGTCGTCTCCAGCGCCCGCGCGATCCCGAAGTCGATGACGCGCGGCCCGTCGATCGTCACCAGCACGTTCGACGGCTTCAGATCCCGGTGCACGATCCCGGCCGCGTGGATGTCCTTGAGCGCGTGCGCGAGCCCGGCCGCGAGGATCCGTACCGACCGCTCGGGCAGCGCCCCGTGATCCCGGCCGACGACCTGTTGGAGGCTGGGCCCGGCCACGTACCCGGTCGCCACCCACGGCACGGCCGCCTCGGTGTCCGCGTCGAGCACGGGCGCGGTCCAGTACCCGCCGACCCGCTGCGCGGCCTGCA encodes:
- a CDS encoding DUF397 domain-containing protein, yielding MCSRPALGSRPIHVRDSKNPSGPELNLTAPAWTAFLADVSVGRPGA
- a CDS encoding DUF5063 domain-containing protein yields the protein MSDATLHATGRNPDDFAVQIADQIESFLVAVTEVARGDEPGSTVPFLLLEVSQLLLAGGRLGAHEDIVPDERYEPDLGPEPDVDELRENLARLLEPVDVYSEVFDPYEPRRPAVPARISDDLADIITDLRHGMAHYRAGRTTEALWWWQFSYFSNWGPTASSVLRALQSVLIHVRLNQPLEELDGLDTDQATMGDETLEFEAGRVMAQEIGAPLGMRRGK
- the recR gene encoding recombination mediator RecR — encoded protein: MYEGVVQDLIDELGRLPGVGPKSAQRIAFHILQAEPTDVKRLAQALMEVKAKVRFCATCGNVAQEELCGICRDPRRDPSVICVVEEPKDVVAIERTREFRGRYHVLGGAISPIEGVGPDDLRIRELLARLADGTVTELILATDPNLEGEATATYLARMIKPMGLKVTRLASGLPVGGDLEYADEVTLGRAFEGRRLLDV
- a CDS encoding YbaB/EbfC family nucleoid-associated protein; translated protein: MFPGGGQPNMQQLLQQAQKMQQDLQRAQEELANTEVDGQAGGGLVKATVTGSGELRALQIDPKAVDPEDTETLADLIVAAVQAANENAQALQQQKLGPLAQGLGGGTGIPGLPF
- a CDS encoding SLATT domain-containing protein; the protein is MGQPEMQPEGPPQDGRGEGRSGLRPGDVTGRAFPLGDWGEPAERLDELYRWVERGALQTASWYLRDRVWKRRGARVLRAGAAAGVTAGAALPLLDLTGAAHGVAPWGCLALLLAVACVGIDRFFGVTSGWMRDVATAQAVQRRLQALQFDWASESIREVLGPAEGTASEAAERCLGVLRRFSEDVAELVRTETTDWMVEFRTGSAPLGIQTAVAAVPRQEGGGFGGRFPLPPANGTRPNMPRQRPPEPR
- a CDS encoding serine/threonine-protein kinase — translated: MEKLGAGDPQHIGGYRLLARLGAGGMGHVYLARSDRGRTVAVKLVRAELAAQEEFRARFRQEVQAAQRVGGYWTAPVLDADTEAAVPWVATGYVAGPSLQQVVGRDHGALPERSVRILAAGLAHALKDIHAAGIVHRDLKPSNVLVTIDGPRVIDFGIARALETTSLGGEGLTHTGALVGSPGFMAPEQVRGDRITPACDVFCLGSVLAYAATGALPFGTADSGAHALMFRIAQEEPDLTGVPEGIADLVRACLRKDPGGRPSLDAILERIGAEGTVSGGRSRDPWLPGVLVAQLGRHAVQLLEVEDPDGGTSASPPAPELPPAASVQPSSPGAGGAGPKSGAESSPEHAAASDEGGADAGVDRLPTVVAVPGAPAVPPGSGYGQAQPHPQPAPPYPQPQPPAPYGYPQQPYGPYGGGLGSTPPYGPMPPGPAEEEPERRSGRSTALLIVVALVVALGAGGSVYALMNGGGHTQGGGTSPSPSATSAPADAGTGGTSGAPSPAGSGPSSSASASASTDGAVPAGYLGTWSTTIDNANGTNTRQLTIRQGQVGDTVLTLVADGPTDGGGSYHCVFEAKLDRQPSGNGPLEIGPSTVSSGEPASTCTPGEATEITLQPDGTLKREKASGGESLTYTKQ